GGCGGCGGTGGCTTCCTCGGCCAGGCGCTGTGCCGCGGGCTGGTCGCGCAGGGCCACGAGGTCACGAGCTTCAACCGCGGCCACTACCCGCAGCTCGATGCGATCGGCGTGCGCCAGGTGCGCGGCGACCTCGCCGAGGCGGCGGCCGTGCGTGGGGCGCTCGCCGGCGCCGACGCCGTGTTCCACAACGCGGCCAAGGCCGGCGCCTGGGGCAGCTACGACAGCTACCACCTGGCCAACGTGGTCGGTACCCGCAACGTGCTCGCTGCCTGCCGCGCGCACGGCATCGCGCGGCTGGTCTACACCTCCTCCCCGAGCGTGACCCACCGCGCGACCCATCCGGTCGAAGGCGGCACCGCCGATACCGTGCCCTATGGCGAGGACCTCAAGGCGCCGTACGCGGCGACCAAGCGCATCGCCGAGGAAGAAGTGCTGGCCGCGAACGATGCGACGCTCGCCACCATCGCGCTGCGTCCGCGGCTGATCTGGGGGCCGGGCGACAACCAGCTGCTGCCGCGGCTGGTCGAGCGCGCGCATGCCGGCCGCCTGCGTTTCGTCGGTGACGGCAGCAACCGCATCGACACCACGTTCATCGACAACGCCGCGCAGGCGCACTTCGACGCACTCGCGCACCTGGCACCTGGTGCCGCGTGTGCGGGCCGTGCCTACTTCATCAGCAACGGCGAGCCGATGGCGGTGCGCGACATCGTCAATGCTCTGCTCGAAGCCGCCGAGGCGCCGCGGGTGCACAAGACCATCCCGTTCCGCGTCGCCTATGCCGTCGGGGCCGCCTGCGAAACGCTGTGGCCGCTGCTGCGCCGCAGCGACGAACCGCCGATGACGCGCTTCCTTGCCGAGCAGCTCGCCACCACCCACTGGTACGACATGGCGCCAGCGACATGGGATTTCGGCTACGTGCCGCGGGTCTCGATTCACGAGGGCCTCATCCGGCTGAAGGCGAGCTGGGAGGGCGTTTCCGCCCTCACCCGATGATGACTGGGGGGTGGCCACGATTGGCCCACGCCACTTCCGGCACACCAAGGGAGACCCCGATGCTCAGCTATGCCGTCATCTTCTTCGTCATCGCCATCATCGCCGCCGTGCTGGGCTTCAGCGGAATCGCAGGCGCCGCCAGCAACATCGCCTGGATCCTCTTCGTCGTGTTCCTGGTGCTGGCCGTGATCTCGATGATCCGCGGCCGCAGGGTCTGACACCCACGCATTGCAGACGCCGGAAGCCCGCCGCAAGGCGGGCTTCTTCGTATCCGGGGTGATGCCGATGGCCTCTCCGCGCCGACGTGGTCGCCACCGTGGCGCCGCTACAATGCCGCCATGGCCGCCTCCCTGTTCTCCCGTGCCCCACTTCCCTGGAAGCCGCTCGCCGGCCGCGCGCTCGAGCTGGCGCTGAACCAGCTGCTGGCGCTCGATCCCGATACCCGTGACGCCATCCGCCGCCTCGACGGCCGCCACGTGGTGGTGCGGCTGGCCGCGCCGGAGCTTGCGCTGCGGCTGGATGTCGATGGCGACCGGCTGCGCGTGGGTCCGGTCATCACCGGCGACGACGATGCCGACCTTTCCGTGCGCGGCACGCTCGCCGGCCTGCTCGCACAGCTGCCGTTGCTGCAGCGGTCCGGCGCCGGCGGTACCGGGCGCGTGCGCATCGAGGGCGATGCCGACCTGGCGCGACAGCTGCAGCGGCTTGCGCGCGGCTTCGACCCGGACTGGCAGGCACCGTTCGTGCGCCTGTTCGGCGAGGTCGCCGGCGTGCAGATTGCCGGGCTGTTTGCCGGCGCGCTGCGGCAGGCCGAAGTGGTCGGCCGCAATCTCGCCGAAAGCACGGCGGAGTTCCTGACCGAGGAGTCGCGCGACCTGGTCGGCCGCAACGAACTCGATGCCTTCCTCGACGATGTCGACGCCGTGCGCGATGGCGTCGAACGCATGGACGCACGGGTGCGCCGCCTGCGCACGCTCGCCGCGGAACGCGGCATCGCGATGCCCGAGGCCGGCCGATGAGTGCGACCCGGCGTGCACTGCGCATCGGCCGCGTCCTGCTCCGTTACCGCCTCGACGACCTCCTCGCCGGTACGCCGGCCGAGCGCTGGCTGCGCTTGATGCATCCGTTCGTGCCGCGGGCCTCGCCGGCGGTG
This portion of the Luteimonas yindakuii genome encodes:
- a CDS encoding DUF1328 domain-containing protein, with protein sequence MLSYAVIFFVIAIIAAVLGFSGIAGAASNIAWILFVVFLVLAVISMIRGRRV
- the oleD gene encoding 2-alkyl-3-oxoalkanoate reductase, producing MKVLVTGGGGFLGQALCRGLVAQGHEVTSFNRGHYPQLDAIGVRQVRGDLAEAAAVRGALAGADAVFHNAAKAGAWGSYDSYHLANVVGTRNVLAACRAHGIARLVYTSSPSVTHRATHPVEGGTADTVPYGEDLKAPYAATKRIAEEEVLAANDATLATIALRPRLIWGPGDNQLLPRLVERAHAGRLRFVGDGSNRIDTTFIDNAAQAHFDALAHLAPGAACAGRAYFISNGEPMAVRDIVNALLEAAEAPRVHKTIPFRVAYAVGAACETLWPLLRRSDEPPMTRFLAEQLATTHWYDMAPATWDFGYVPRVSIHEGLIRLKASWEGVSALTR
- a CDS encoding ubiquinone biosynthesis accessory factor UbiJ; this translates as MAASLFSRAPLPWKPLAGRALELALNQLLALDPDTRDAIRRLDGRHVVVRLAAPELALRLDVDGDRLRVGPVITGDDDADLSVRGTLAGLLAQLPLLQRSGAGGTGRVRIEGDADLARQLQRLARGFDPDWQAPFVRLFGEVAGVQIAGLFAGALRQAEVVGRNLAESTAEFLTEESRDLVGRNELDAFLDDVDAVRDGVERMDARVRRLRTLAAERGIAMPEAGR